From the Anoplolepis gracilipes chromosome 15, ASM4749672v1, whole genome shotgun sequence genome, the window CTTGCAGACAATCCGACAAGAAGGGTGCGCTGCCGGACAAGGAGTTCCTGCCGAGGAGTTCGCTGCTGAACGATCTCTTTGAGATTACGCATATTCGTACggtttacaatttatttatggtGACTCTCATACTGTTTTTTCTCAATACCGTCGCGTATGATATCATGGAATCGGGAACGTAAGTGAAATAATCTAACtttgatattatttgaaacgagaattgaaattaatgtttcgcaaaaatttcaaagtaataatctaatattttgaatattataatcttaatttgaACGACCGATTCTTAGATCAATCTAGAATCGTTTTCcttttgtactattttattttaatcgaaactGAGGCTTATCTAATGCCAGTTATCGGGATCGAAGTAAACGTTATATGAAAAACGCACAATCATGCTATTATTATTCTGCCTTGGAAAACTACTcgcgacatatatataagactataAACTTAGATATCTCTTGTTTGTGAAAAGTTCACTGAACCTCCCctcgaataattaaaaacatttaataataatttgttaaaggCTGGTATTCGGAACCGTAACGATACGAATAGCTTTCGCAAATTTTCCGTCCTGTCTCTACGTTTGGTCGCTGATGCAGCTCTCTACGCTCAGTGTCTACGTGCCTTTCAACCTCTGGTCCTATCAACGACTTCAGTTTTCACCAAGATGTAATAGATTTTTCATTCtagatttttttgatattatatagaaattttaaaaattaaaagcaaactttatacacacacacacacacacacacacacacacacacacacatatatatatatatatatatatatatatatatatatatatatataatttactcagaaaaaatgaaataaaaataaatagaactaAATGGCATAGATTAGTTaatcaaagtaaaataaaaataataatttaatttaatatatatagttgatTAACTAAATTATGCGAAATTTAGTgcgttataatgatataatacaaGGATAATTAACTTTCACATAcactgtttaaaaaataattggataataatttgtgcaagttaattatatatgtatataattgaattatatacaaaaattattttgattaattaatattattcaattattattaaaatgcatttcttTCTTTGCAGCACTGATTCGGAAATGTTGGGATTATGGTTGGCTGACaactcttataatatataacgttCTCTTCATAATTTTTCCCATCAGGCTGATGCTTAACGAGAATCTAGGTGTAGCTTGTAAACTTATCGTACTCTTGGAACAAGTATGTGTAAAAGTTTAACATGATAAAATTCcagcataattaaatatataataataatttaaaaaattttacaatttaaagcACTAGAtgtatagaattaataatttaagcttcGTCTgacgtaaataaatttttgcttctTTAGATGCGCATGGTGATGAAGAGTTATGCCTTCGTTAGAAGCGTGGCACCCAGATTCATATCGTACAAACCACACAGTGACGTTTCGCAACCGAGTGGCCCCGGATTCTCGCAATACTTATACTTCCTGTTTGCACCGACTCTCGTATATCGTGATAAATACCCAAGGTATAAAGACCTTGGCattctgtaaattataaatttccttAGAATCTTTGATGTTTCAGtctttaagaatttttgtaatatttagtatataattggtgtcccattttaatctatcatctcttttattttcgtaGGGTCGaatcaaaaatatgtatattcagacaaaaattatttagttctCCAACCTTCCTTCGAACCAAACAAGAGACTTTACCCTGCGAAAATAAAAgggataataaattaaatatacaaggtgtcttcCAACTAGAGCAGAATtagagtatataataaaatatataaaaaataatattgtattaataattaaaacacttgCGATCGATATTCCAGAACCAACACCATCAGATGGATTGTggtgattaaaaatttcatagagGTCGGTTTGGTGATCTTCTATCTCGCCTTCATCCTGGAGCGTCTGGTCAGACCggtctataaaatttttggcacGCAATATATAGAACCGAAGAGTATCGTCAAGAATATCATCGAAGCGAGCATTCCCGGGATCCTCTTCTTCGTCTCCGGAAACTATCTTCTGCTGCACGCGTGGATGAACGCCTGGGCGGAGATGCTGCGATTCGCCGaccgattattttataaggcGAGTCTCCTTGTCAGTCACGTGGTCGCTGAATTGTCACTCCGCGGAAATGTCctggggggaggggggggcaaaaatttcgattaaatCGCAGCAAAAAGGCCGTTTCTCGGAGACTTTTCAGACTGTTGCAAAAATGAGCGATCTCTAAATTACACACAAAACTAACTTGGTCGTTTGCAGGATTGGTGGAATTCCACCAGCTACCGGGCGTATTATCGCTCGTGGAACGTGGTGGTGCACGACTGGCTGTACACGTACATCTACAAGGACATGTACGAGATCGTGGTACCGCGCAATAGGTCACTGGCCGCCTTCACCGTGTTCTTCGTATCTGCAGCGTTTCACGAGTACGTCCTCGCCTTCGCCTTCCGCTTCTTCTATCCGATGATGTTCGTCCTATTTGCTGGGTTTGGCTTCCTATTTACTTTTGTCGGCAAAATCGCCACCAGCAACGTCTTCATGTGGCTGACCTTCTGCATCGGCAACGGTATCTTATTCAGCACGTACTCGATGGAGTATTACGCCCGAATCAATTGTCCACCTTACTCTAATTACTATTTGGATCTATTCGCACCACGAAGCTGGAACTGTCAGGCACAATTTGTCGCGTAGAGGGTCTTTTTTTGTCTCGCAGCGGTGGACACATTCTTTTCTCAGCACAGTACACGCTCTACTATAAAAGGAACTATTACTGAAAAGACAATCTTCCACTACAGTTCCTTGGTATGACATTGCAGTAATATCAAAAGACGAATTAGagttaaagtttttaatcaaatgcgtgatttgttaaaatttacaaaattacttttatatccCTTTCAGTTATGTATGAAGCTCAATTCGTAAATCGAGATGTTTTCTACATTTATTGTACGATTTTCAAACTGCTttgttatgataaatatataatttcttttgtttttttctcagTAATTGTTAGTCTATAATCAAAGATAAAtcgattaataattacgatatctattaataatttaccaaGTTGGCTGgctatgattaattaataaatttatatttatttgtctttcTAACCAAATCCATAAATcgtattagataattatttgcTGCTGATTTTAAAAAGAGGACTAATAAGGtcatacatttaatatgtatattaaaggttactttttttaaatataaacatattagatctcttataatttccatctttatatatgtatatatcttgatCTGATTATGAATCTTACTTCTCTGCAGCTTACAAATTACAATCGTATTAGATAGATTTCTGATatgtttttagatattttctatatttacatacatatttttttcttttcatacatgtcaatattttatatataaaattttatacaaaaatatcagaaatcTATCTAATAccattctaattaaattttaattaagttgtTAATCAATTCATCTCGACGAAAATTTTTATGGGCTAggcaaaaaaaagatacactAGAAAAATTTAAGCGATAAAAGCGAACAAATTAATCATAGCCAATCatctttgtaaataattacgataaacatatattttttttattttattgtatatatatatatatatatatatattataagtatataataaaagttgatttaaaatttaattgagtGCGAAAGTGATACCTTTACCTATACAAATTGAAtacgtaatttaaaattattaagagattaattgttttataattttgcatattttagtGCAAACGGTACAATTTACAATTGCATCGATCGACAACACtgattaaaattgagaaaatgagaaaaaaatatataaaaattgtaagcaTGATAATAATCGAAACGTCGATAGCATTCATTTCGAAATATCTTGTACATTAAAATTGTAGGCGCGATGACATTTACATTTGTCATTATTCTAAATTCTAGCACAAGATAATTACAACCTGTGTGAAGAGAGACTGACAAGCGAAGAAAACGAAatctagaaaataaaagaaacatgtCTAAAAGAATCTCGAAAGTTCTCAAggataattgaatatttttattacaaaattcaaaatattttatattatattatgtgtaaacgtaatatatatatttattttagctcttTGTTGAAATCGGAAATaaaagctttatatatattactaatgttctctataaatttattatgatgcAAATACAGTCGATACACGTGTCAATCTTCTTCATAATTTACAGTTTacatacacaatttttttttgcttttgcgCGCATGATGTTTAtatgtctctttctcttttgtttttcttgTCTTACATtttcagtatatttttatttgttacagatttttttaagttcAAATGACATTATCGCAATGATTTgcaaatttgaaaaagtaatCGTCTCagcgattaaaaatatataattgttggtACCACGCTGTTTCTATTCGAGAGCTATTTAATAGATGTTTACAATTAATACTGTTATTTGTCATCAACGAGATGCCGTTAAAGATTTGATGACCTTACGAGATTTAGCATGACTAGAGAAAAATCTCGCTGTGCACGAAACAAATAAGTAAATCTCATCcagtttgttttatttttaaaaatctatacaTCTTTTAACTATCACTCTTAAGAATAacgaaataaatgttttattgcaTCAACACTATTACATCACAGTTTTGTTAGCGATAATGTCATATTGTTGACGAGTTAAAATActcgtataattaaaaaaaaaactcgtgtAATTTTTTGTCCAACGCAGAAGAAACGGCCGACAATGTTATCAATCTTCTATTGCAACCGGTGTCCACTAGGTTTACTTAATAGTCActgaaaatttacttatcgtTAAATACCTAAAAGTCTTTAACATTATCTTGTCGGCGCTGTACTGGAGGTGGGGTGATAGCTTAGACATTATAAAGCCCTTCAAGAGCAAAGTGGGTACAGTGTTCGCATCACTATGcttgagataaaaatatattttaccaatCTGTGATTGACAGTAgtcggaaataaaaaaaaaaaaaaagatataaaacgaaaaaaaagcCATTAtagtttcaatataaaaagttagGTATAAAAAGAGAGGAGCGAAAGCAAAGTGATTCGAGCGTACAGTTTGTATTTTGCCGTAAATTCTTCGAGCtcgtatattttcaaaacttcgAGATTTAAGATCAATCGCGACACAAACTCGAGTCGTAATTCGAATACAGCGTATGGTTTTTGATTATCTATTTCCCTCTCCTCTTCGAACACTTCATCGTACCGAACTATCATGACTTCGACACACAACCTCTGGAACTGATGTGGTTCATCAAAAAAATCATCGAAGCGAGCATTCCCGGGTTCCTCTTCTTCGTCTCCGTAAACTATCTTCTGCTGCACGCGTGGATGAACGCCTGGGCGGAGATGCTGCGATTCGCCGaccgattattttataaggcGAGTCTCCTTGTCAGTCACGTGGTCGCTGAATTGTCACTCCGCGGAAATGTcctgggggggggggggcaaaaatttcgattaaatCGCAGCAAAAAGGCCGT encodes:
- the LOC140674130 gene encoding sterol O-acyltransferase 1, with the translated sequence MGTATETANNVRISEENKTNVANGFHEKVVNGNAFADTLRETTTDELRKSVQEKKENAMEQISNRMNDIISGALQEFETSLREDISKRGLRSPNMDKCRDKRQSDKKGALPDKEFLPRSSLLNDLFEITHIRTVYNLFMVTLILFFLNTVAYDIMESGTLVFGTVTIRIAFANFPSCLYVWSLMQLSTLSVYVPFNLWSYQRLQFSPRSLIRKCWDYGWLTTLIIYNVLFIIFPIRLMLNENLGVACKLIVLLEQMRMVMKSYAFVRSVAPRFISYKPHSDVSQPSGPGFSQYLYFLFAPTLVYRDKYPRTNTIRWIVVIKNFIEVGLVIFYLAFILERLVRPVYKIFGTQYIEPKSIVKNIIEASIPGILFFVSGNYLLLHAWMNAWAEMLRFADRLFYKDWWNSTSYRAYYRSWNVVVHDWLYTYIYKDMYEIVVPRNRSLAAFTVFFVSAAFHEYVLAFAFRFFYPMMFVLFAGFGFLFTFVGKIATSNVFMWLTFCIGNGILFSTYSMEYYARINCPPYSNYYLDLFAPRSWNCQAQFVA